Genomic window (Ictalurus punctatus breed USDA103 chromosome 16, Coco_2.0, whole genome shotgun sequence):
GCATGAAGGACAGTTACTGATTAAAGTCTTTATAAATGCTTTATAAGCGTATGCACTTGTTTAAACACGGCAGTACCGCACGCCACGCCGCCAAAACCTCTCCGAAAACCCGAACAgcctttaaaaatataaataaacagtaacgaGAGTTTAACATTTCCTACTCCATACCTGCATACTAATGCACcacaaactgaaataaataatgaaaaatatcacaaagtgtgtgtgtgtgtgtgtgtgtgtgtgtgtgtgtgtgtgtgtataaaaactGAACAGGAACAGAATATCGGCGCAGTAACGTCATCACATAACGTCAGGATATTCGTGTTTCTTCAGTAAACGTTAAATTCAGTGAATGTTACAGCGTACAGCGATCGTTAATCTACTTtagtataaaaaaaactaaacgaaGAGAGCCGCTACCTCACAACAATGACTTAACTCTTTCAAATGCTCTGAAGTGACTTtacctttattcatttattaaattaattttaaagtCGGTTGGTAGTAAATACACAGGACGATCACGTTCAACATAAAAAGCTAAAAATCAGTGTAACGTTGCGTCGCTGTTCGGTTAGGTTAGTTGCCGTGAGACTAGTTGATGACTGACTGATGGTTAAACGTGAGTTAGCGTGACACCCTGCATGCTAACTGCTCCTCATTAGCGCTCCCTGCTGGTTGTGGTACTGTACTCGGGTCCATTAGGCCACGTCCAGAACCCCTGCAGCCACCAGCTGGCGTGAGAGCCAGTCCAGACCCTCGTGCAGACCCGTACCGCTGCGGGCATCGCAGCCCTGAATGTGCCAGCTCCGCCCACAGCACAGCTTATGGAGGCTCAGAAGCTCCGTCATCTCCTCTACTGACACGGCACCGGGGACgtcctgtatacacacacacacacacacacacacacacacactttacactaaGAAAGTCCTCTGTACTGGTACCAGTACCTAATCCTGAACTATTTACACTAGGAAGGTGTGGAATTCCTGAAATCCTACATTCTTCTCccttttgtgtgtttaattcaCACGTCATAAGAATGATTTATAAAGGACTGTATCATTGGTGTCAGTAAAATCAGAACCAAAATCCTGCTAGTGTGGATCTAAGGTGTAGTGTTATTTTAGCAAACAATTCAAGTAACTTATATAACTGAAGATAAAAGAAGGTGTGAAAGTTAGATTTAAGAAATGGACAATAAATATGAAGGAACATGCGCTGGATATAAAGTGTAGTTTATGGTGAAATAAGAAAGGGTTCTGCAGATTTGGGATCCAGAAACTCTGCTCTAACGTGTACAGTGCTTTGAGGAACCTGGAGCGGTTCTCCTGACTCACCTGTTTGTTGCCGAAGATGAGCAGCAGAGCGTCTCTCAGCTCCTTCTCCGTCAGCAGCTTGGCCAGTTCACTGTGAGCCTccatcagtctgtctctgtgACAGCTGTCAATCACAAACACCACCGCTGTGGAGCAGGAAACCAAGCACCGTGAACTGCTGGGTAAAtaatgcacagtgtgtgtgtgtgtgtgtgtgtgtgtgtgtgtgcgtgcgtacgCAGCAGGTTACCTTGTGTGTTCAGGTAGTAGTGCTTCCACAGCGGTCTCAGTTTGTGTTTCCCTCCAACGTCCCAGATGGTGAACTTCAGATTTTTATACTCCACAGTTTCCACGTTAAAGCCTGAAACGTAAACACGCTTCATGTGAGGGGGTTAAATCTAACTCCAGGCTAGGGTTCTAGCATGTTGTGGGGTTCCTGGCCGTGGTGCTACCTATAGTGGGGATGGGCTGCATGAACTCGTCCTGCTTCAGTTTGAACAGGATGGTGGTTTTTCCTGCACTGTCCAGCCCCAGCGTCACCACCCGGATCTCCATCTTGGGGCCGATGTGTACGCGGTTATCCTGCAACACAGGTTCAGTACGGTTCAGTATGGTTCGGCTCTTAAAACAAGACCAGAACCCGGTTCTCTTTACACAGGGCCCACCAGAGCGTAATCTGTAGAAAACTCAAGCAACGTGTCACTAACTAGAACTAAGAACAATAAGGtcagtattcagtatttacCTTTTATTTAGTATTCAGTATTTACCCTGCATTCTTCATTTATGTGCTCAGTATTTTCCTGTGTTCAGTCTCTATTCAGTACTTACcttttattcagtgtttaatCTGTATCCAGCATTTATGTGCTCAGTATTCTTCTTGTATTCAGTATTTGTGTAGTATTCAGAATTTGTCAGTATTTACCCTGGATTATTACCTTTCAATCGGTATTTAGCCTTTATCTTACATTCATTATTAAGAATTTCCTCAGCATTTCAGTATTTACCTTGGTGAATGTTACAGGGATGCCTGCATCCAGCTGAACGTGATCGGCCATTTCTGtaaactgctgctgctgcttctgcagAGTCTCCAGCAACCTGTTAATCTCCTGCTTGGCCAGAACCACCCTGCAGTCATCCTGGGGTAAACATAGACATCAGCATAAATACaaagataaatataaataaatatgattgtATTCAATAACAGTAAAATGAACACCACTGAATTCCAGCTCGTTGCGTGCGAATTTAtatcagtgtagtgtgtgtgatggtgcaCTAATACTATCatagtgtttattatttacaaaatcagATTTACAAACATATAAACAGCCGATGATCCGAATGAATAGTTAGTAGTGAGAACACTGCGGGGCGTCAGGTCTTCAGCTGCTCCGTCCTGCTTTAAACCCTTTGCACACAAGAAGTGGTCATTTTGGTGCTTACGGTCGTACCTGCTGCAGGGTCTTCTCACAGTGGAGGCAGGCTGTGGACACCTGAGACAGGAGGATGGTCATGTCCTCCTGCTGCTGTCGGAGCCAGATGAGCCTCTCCCTGACGTGAGCGTCCACCACGCTGAGCGCCATCTCCTCCTGACGGCACAGCGTCTCGTGGAGGTCGGCGAAGTACGCCCGCACACAGGACCGAGCGTTCTCCGCAGTGCCAGGAACCTCGGAGGAACACCAGGAGAACGACTTACAGTGAGTTATCATGCTCATTTCTGGTGCAAAACTGCCATTAATTTGCAATTTGCATGTCCTGCATTTGCATATTAGAAACTGATTGGCTCTTATATTTTAGGACACAATAACACTTCTTGTCCAACACGAACTCagaatttgaataaataaacaacattactttttgtttttaaaattgctTAATGTGGTGgttctacaaataaataataagtcacTGGCgatgaaacagaaaaataaaaacactggaCACCTATACTTTTACCTTCAGCAtactatgaatatgcaaattaaaactACTCACAAAAACAACAAGCCCCACCCCTTTCTCCATGTAAACGTGTCTAAAGTCTAATTTACATAGTCTGCATTTGCATATTAGAAACTGACCGActcttatattttatgatgcaataacacttCTCGTCCAATAGTAACGAGTCGTAAATAATATTCACTAACTAATATGCTTTTTTAAACCTTAAAAACTATGTGGATATTTTAGGGTGACTTTAAGTAAGAACTATTTAATTAGACAAATAATTTAACCCATTTAAtgttaaacaaattaaacactGAAGCCAGTAGCAGTTCTTTTTGTTCAGAAAAACAGCTAcaactaaataaacacctctCTTTCGCTTCAGGTTTATATCAGTTTATATTAATCCCTGCCCACACAGACGGATAAAgctctaagtgtgtgtgtgtgtgtgtgtgtgtgtgtgtgtgtgtgtgtgtgtgtgtgtgtgtgtgtgtgtgtgtacacttacATGTTCCGTATGAGCCATGCCCACTCCGTCCTCTACGATCTGTTCCCCTCCCTCAATCTGCTGCACGATGCCCACCAGCTTCCTGGAATACTCGGACACTTCCTCAGTGAAGGTGCGGATGCAGTGCGCCATGTCCAAGATGGACGCCCGGATCTGGTTGGCTTCAGCTTCCAGAACTGCATGCTGGGAAAGAAAGGGTTTGTCATCAACTCCATCTACATCACCTGTACATAATCACTGGGGGGTCAAAATTTAAAACTACCCTCCATGCTATTTATTTTGTCTGGCCTTTAGTTATTTTCACTGCTTAAACACTTTTCCCGGAGTTTATAAAGTTTATGGCGTTTGCGTCCTCGACTACACTGATCCTCGTCCCGTACAGCGGTCCGTGGGTCGCACTCGTCTTCTTTTTTGCTGGGTATAAGTGTAAACGTGAGGCGATTGTGCAGTGTAGTACTGAAATGAAAAGGTCATTAATGCATTCTAACCAGCACGTCATGCGCGGAAAGCAGCGGCCTGAATACTGACCTCATTTCCTCCAGCTCATACACGGGCAGCGCGTGTTTATAATAACCTGATGATCAAATACAGATGAATGACTTAACAGAGTCACTCACTCCGTAAAAATCACAGGTCTGTTTCTGGATTCATTTTCATTATGTGGTGCTGAACTTCAgctgatgtaaaaataaataaataaataaaaaacggaaggaaaggaaaatgaaaaacgAATAAGAACAGCACCAGGAGTGCTGCAGTTTGAAGACTCGTTAATGAATCCGTTTCCTTGGTACTTTTTCATTACGGAGATTTTCAAATCTGCTGTTTTCTCCAGTTTCACAGGGGTTCCTTAACATCATTTAAACAGGCCAGACTCGTGATTTTATATCAAAAACACTTATAATAACGGGCCTTTTTTCTGTAATGAAGGTTTATGAGGTCATTATTTATCCCCGTGTTTCAGATTTTCTGAAGTAATTAGTCATTCATATACAGTGAACATTAAGAGTTGATGATCATTCCGAAGCAGTGAGACAGTGAAGTGGGACTGGATAGTTCTGGGTACCTTATGTCCTTGGTGCTTGCCGTACTCTTTGCAGACGCAGCACATGAGCAGCCCGGGCTGGCAGCCCTCCTCCAGACACACGAACTCGATAGCGTGGACCTGGTGCTGAGGGCACAGCGTCTTCTCGTGCGGTTTGTCAGCCAGCGGGACGCGGCGGTGTTTGGCCAGCGTGCGGGTCGAGTGTGTGAGCTGAGAGCACTCGGCACACAAGTGTGTGGCGCACACGGTGCAGTACACCGACGCGGTGTGGCTCTCGTCCTCGTCACACCGTATGATGCACTGCAGGAGACAGAGCGTTCATCATCAGTATTCAGGAGGCTGGAATACAGtcaggaaccttttcaggaacaCAGAAACCTTTACGCATGGttcctccatctcctcatcAGGAACCACTGAGCTTGAAAACTTTTCAAAGATCTGGTTTATATCTGAGGATATGATTTTAacacttgaagaaaaaaaaactctcctgtGAACGAGTATGAAATCCGACTTCACTACTCTACgttaatatgcaaatcagctCATTTACATGCAAACACCAACCTCACGCACTGTTCCTCATTTCCCATGTTTTACAGaccaaatatcagtggagtTAATAATCAGTTATATTACCCCACAGCACTGCTGAGTCAGGAGCtggtgattaattctctataacagcggcgCAGGTCTATATTAAAGCTCTttctaatacgttatggtttctatagcaacagctcattcacagggacgtgtacagcgcacgctccTCAAAGAGAATTTTTAAAAGGGTACATTATGAcaagttatatatatttttttatttatatacattttcttgTATagtattttgaagaaaaaaaaatcagtttcttatttatggcatttttgtttttctcatgtTATTCTTCATGATTTATatcattactgttattattgttgttcctTGTGAAGCACTTGAAGGATTTTATCTATGAGATGTGCCTTTACCAATAtagattataattattaataaaaatataaatataagttaTGTTTCTGGTACTGCAGTTCTGATCATTTTGctaggatttatttattttctttctttctttataaacCTGGGCCAATATCCTTAGACCACAAAGCTCTCTTTATACCTCATGATGAGGTTTTGTACTTTAACCCTGTGGAAAAAACATAAGTTAAAATGACACTTAAAAATGACTAAAACTGGTGAATAATtaacacattataaatatatttttgcactttttatatgtatgtgtgtaaagaCAGATCAGCGATCAATATCCTGCAAAAACTTTACGCAGTTATACTAAAGTAtttagttgggtttttttgggtttttttagaTTTGCTGCAAGTCCTCTACCAGGAGGTTACAGTAATACCTTACTGAAGTTCAGGTTCCGTCATGTTTCCAGTTCAGCAGTATAATAATTTTCAGTAGTATAATAAGTTTAGTATAGGTGAGTGATAATAATATAAAGTGTTTGATATGGTTAGGGTTTGATGATGAAGAAATATCATTCAGTAAACATTTATCAttcatttaaacaggaaatgtggaGGAAAATCTCATGATCTTGTGATCTGACCTCTCCCATCTCTCTCAGGGCTTCTTCTGACATGCCGGACTGATTGGACGCACCGTTCTGCAGCCGTTCCAGCAGCTCCAGCAGAGCAAAGTTCTTCTTCAAACCCCACACACCCGAgtctcctgagagagagagagagagagagagagagcgagcgagagagatgaTGTCACTGCCAGTTTTGTcgtgtgggcgtggcctgtcttTAAAGACAGTGGGCGGAGCGTTATTTctattacaatatttattttttgttaaagatACGCTGGTGAGACAATGCAACAGAATAAAAAACCTGcatttatatgtttgtttgccTTTATGATAAATGTGGGTGGAGCTTTTGCACAATTATGTAAACAGTAAATTAAAAGACATCAACACACTGACTCCGCCCCTTTAAACATGTCACATGATCATTCAGGTCTCAGATGGTTCCTGCTGTGATTTTTCAATCTGATACTTGTTAGACAAATTAATTAACCATTTTTAATCATCTCTAATGACGTTTTATTTCTACACAGAGGTATAGAGTGCGTTGTTTCCCCTCACCGAGCTCAGTGGCCTGCCGGTCGAAAGGACAGCGTACGGCCCGGCCATGAAGAGGGAGACGTGTTAAACAGTCGTGACACACTGTGTGACCGCACAGCAGGAGCCGAGGAACTTTATCACCCTGCAGAGAGAACACGtcctcacacactccacactccaacacctgagagacacacacacgcacgcacacacaacacaggGGCCAAAATTAATACAACATTTATCAGTATACTCAGAATATATCATCTATACACATACAGCTAactctgttacaaagcactgacactagagactccttccataaatgttaaataaacgtctccttacagaaaatgttaCCATATCAGAAATTTTTTAACTGGTTTATTATCAGTCTGCTGTACACGGCCTTGTGAACgggctgttactatagtaacgatAATGTATTACTGTACTTTAGTaacaatttttttgtcttaaatgaCTAAATATCTATGTTTACAATCCTTTCAGACACTGTGTCTCATATTCCACAGTTTAGGAAATGTcacatttctgaacacatttTTGTggttaaaacaaaatttttcaGCACTTTTTGTATAAAACCTATTCGGGGGCGGGGCTACGGATGGATTATCAGGCGATGGCAGACTGTTGGGGGCGTGTCAATGtgcatattcatatatattcccAGCGTTTGGCATTTTTAATGAGGGTAAACATGTAGAAATATACCTCAGCCGTTTTTACTCGTCCCtgacatattaaaaaaaaacaaaaaaaaaacacgtttattattgttaagagtttaaatttaaaaaaatcataactAATTCCTGTGAAATTAACACATATAAAGGATTAACGTTAGCCACAGAGTGATTCATTCATGTCTGGGTTTTCCTTCAGCTGGTGAAACTGTTTATGCAGATGTATAACTTATCACCAGTTCAGACATCTGTGTAGAattaaactcattaaaaaaaaactttattcaaggttaaaatctgttttatttcCTCGATTTAGCTAAACTCAGCTACATATCGTGTTAACCAGATTAGCTcgcgttagctagctagcacttTGTCAAAATTGCAGAGTGTAAATGAGCGGTAAACTGACAGAATAGCAAGTTAAAACTACATGTTGcttatgttttaaatatttttaaattattgttattttgtcaGACTCGATATCAGCTAGCAAAACCCGGCTAGTACCGATACGAGTTTGTTTTCCTTCCTACCCGCACTCCGTCATGTCCCACCTCCTGCGCTCGGATTGGTTAGTGCTATCCAAGTCCTGCGCTATAATTGGTCACACGTTCATACTCAGGATTCTTAACCAATCCCGAGGCAGGAAATGAGAACTGCAATACAGGTATGATAAAAATACGGTTGATACAAAACATTGCAACGTTGTCAAGCCCGACAGAAGCCACGACGGCACACATGAAAATCCCACTGTGCACAAAATGGTTGGGAAATCCTCGTTTAGAGGTTAAAGTTCTTTATTTAAAGCTCATACCTTCACCGTGTTGCCTGTGGTTCCTCTGCCATGGCGGACACACAGCTCCATCGATGCTGcgtttgtttgcttatttacaCCGACAGCAGCAGCCATCCCGAGGCGGCACCATCGTCACTCAGCGGCCCAATTACAAATCACCTCACACGCACTGTAGTAGCGCCCCACGCAGGGAGCGGATACAGTGTAGCGTCTACACCCTACCGAGTGCACTCTTCCCTAACACTGAGGCGTTTAGGACTCGGCCGCTGTGAGGACTACACGGTCTATATAACCGGATAAAATGCGATTATTTAAAACCCTTCTTATCACTAAAGCTACACTCTGgttaaatttattaataaaatacaggaaaataatatatGAAAAAGTTtcaaagaatgaaataaaatcaatataaaaatacacaaaataatcgATGTATACAAATATTAGGTTCATTATTTAAAGGTGTGTATTAATATTTTGCTAATTTATTAGCACAAAGAGCCTTTTTTctacattgtaaaaaaaaaaaagcatccacTCACAGAATATTGGTTTGGATTAAACTCattaagtaaaaacaaacacactattAAAAGCAGGTTATGTAGTACCCAAAAGAGCAACAACcctgcaaaaacaacaacaacagcaaacaaacaaaaacaaaagaggtTTCAAGGAACACATTTTCAGAAAGTAAATTCCATCTAGAACCTTCTGCCCTCATGCAGCCGAGTTTCTACACAGAACCCGAGGTAAAGCAAAATCCACAAAAAGTGGATTCCAGCTGTCATGTGTTTCATAAACTGCggtcaacaaaacaaaactttgaTTTCAAAGAACTATTTTGAATCATTTGGTGCAAAAATCATTTtatagaattattttttttaaaaaaatcagacgTATGATCAATCTTTTAGTATATTTATATAGCAGACATTTCTAAACAGCTTCTTACAAAATGATTTTACATCAATAAGACAAGCTAATATTTATATGAGATATGTATAATACGTAAACAAGATCCTCATAAATAGCGCTTTGGTGCTGTGAGGGCCTCTACAGCATCCCCTCGATCGAAAACGCGGGTTGCTCCTGTGTGCTTGCCTTAGTCAGCTGATCATGCAGGTGAAAGGTCAGCTCTTAGACAAAATGGACGTCAATCAGGCTAAACAGGAGCATCTCCTTGCACTAAAGGGTTCgtgttaaaaacattttctgtgtaaaacatgtatttaacatatttttatCGCGTCAAAACTTAAAACGAACTTGGGTTAAAAAGTATGTCTTATAAAAAGTGTAAACAATTAGGCTAATGCTAACGGGCTAGACATCGGCTTGCTAATCGCCGAGGGGCCGAATTACAATTTGTACTTTTAAGTGCACTAGGTAGGGATTAAACTCTATTACTTACTAGTGTATGTAGTGCACTAGTATAGGTATGTTGGAGTTATTTGGGATAGAGCctgagagaaatacagaaacacacagtgaGATGTTTATATTCAGATATCTtcgtaataaattaaacaactttcatatttttattacagcGAATTTTTCTTTATTAGCAGTTTTTTATTCCTATTTTAATCCAGCTGGGAGTGTAAActtatttactgtttattaaAGTGTTACCTTCTCTCTCATGTCAAACTGAATCATTGCCACAAAAACTATTTAATTACTCTCATAATATCTCATAATATCTCATAAATAGTTATGAATATTCATTAGATCTCCTCGTGCTGATTATAACAATTACACATGGATATGATGTTTTattagttaaaaaataaataaaaacaataaaataaataatgcagttAATGATGTTAATTGATAAtgatgcataataataataataataataataataataataataataataataataggtacattatttaaatgtgtaaagagagataatttattaaaattctCATTAGAATGaagttgttattatttaaaggCTGACTTGGTTTTGAGTTTTTGCGgtttaataaaacacattaatgtctgtaagagtttaataataattataaaaagctTGTTAAAGGTGGGTTTGGATTTTCACCACTTTaacaacagtaaataaaatctcAGACCCCCGGGCGTGCTTATCCGACCTCGAGCTGTCCCTGGACCCCAGTCTGAGAACCGGGGTCTAATCAACTCATCATCCAATCATCTGTACAGCattaaacatgtaaataaataaaaatgtttttaaaaaagacctTTAATTCAGCAAGAGTGTGATCCCAAAACCCGATTAATGAGGGGGTTAAACTATctatatttgttttaatctacctacttattttaattttttgttatttattgccTTATTGTCACCTACTTATTTACtacgtttgtttctttcttttagttagttagttatttctatttatttacattttttcttttgtttttctttattaacttgtatctatttttattttgtatttaatcactcttttttttattcagatttGTTTTTAGTATCTTTCCTGTAAATCTTGTAACCTGTAAATAAATGAgaatgctattattattattattattattattattattattattatttagttgtTGGTGTTGCAGCAGATTGTTGTGTAACTGCAGTGGACTGAATAATGAGAGTGAGGAGCTGTGACTAGAGGAGATTAGACTACAGATTAGACTACAGATTATAAATTCAGCACAGACGCTGTAATATCGATGTGTTAATCCATTTGTACTTTTATTCTCTTTCGTTAGTGATGCGTCTGACCAAACCCACACTGTTCACTAACATGCCTGTGACGTGTGAAGACCGAGACCTTCCAGGTAAAACCCTGCGTctactctgtaacacacacctgcatcatcACACCTGTGTGtcttctgtctcacacacacacacacgcacacgcacacacgcacacgcacacagagtaACAAGGTTCAgctgtaatgagataattatCCTGTACTGAGCCCCACACATAGTTTGTGCAGATGTGAGTGTGGTGTAGTGATGCTGAGGTTCTCCTCTCGGCCGGACGTCAGCGCCGAGGTCTTCGTCTCTCGGCTCTTTACGCGTGTTGGCGGAGCTGCAGTAAAATCTCTGCTATGACTTCAGTGTAAAATAATCCCCAGCCGATCCAGCGAGGGTTAATCCTGCGTGTGTTCCTGTGTGCCGGCGCTCTGCCTCAGAGCCGTACCTCGCTCTGACACTTCTTTATTTATCACTCGCTATTTATACGAGCGGAGGAGTGCAGCAGATTCCTCTCCATAAATCAACACCAACCGGGAGACGAGAAATAAATATCACACGGGTTACAGCCGGACCTTTCCTAATAtttaattacttacttacttacttaattattAGAAATATCTGTACAACATTCTTCCATCCCATTGTTCTTGCTTTAAAAGTTTCATTATAGGAAATCCttttaaatgtgaataaaatatctCACCAAGCTTTTAGAAATGTAAACTGTTAGTAATAAGAAGAAAGGGAAGTATATCTGTTCATTTAAAGAGATTTATAGTGAGATagtgatttctttctttaaagtgaactgtaaaaatgtgtaaagaaatgaaatgaaataaatcacgTAAGAAATGATGAAACTCCTTTCCTCCATGCAGAAGGATTCCATCCCATTTCAGTTCGACTGACATCATTACGCCTGACTTTTCTAAAATTTAAAAGGAAAtacaattatatattatacaaaatatatattaaacctttttattaaaatattacagtttAGAACCCAAATCCAAAGTGAGAGGAAATCCAGCACATTTACTCTAGCACTGTAtatttatggtgtgtgtgtgtgtgtgtgtgtgtgtgtgtgtgtgtgtgtgtgtgtgtgtgtgtgtgcgcgcgcaggtGATCTGTTTGGGCGGCTCATGAGAGAGGACCCATCTACTATAAAGGGGGCGGAGCCTCTGATGCTCGGGGAGATGCTCACACTGCCGCAGAATTTTGGGTGAAATGTGTTTGATTGTTCTACAGGACGTTCAGGAGGTGGCGTTAGACTGTAGATTGCTGCCACTGAGTCCAAACCCCATACTGATAAAGATTACTGAGGTTTAATATTATGGTCTGGAATCCTGAAAAGTTTTTAAATCCAGTCGATTTTACACTGAACAATTCTAATACTGCTGTCATATTACAGAGCTCTCAGAGCTACTGATGTAGAAGCATGTTACACCGcggcgctgctgagttctgcactgtgattggtcagaaggtgattagttctctagagcagcggctctgacagcagcgcaggtttatgttaatgctctcgttctgatacgttatggTTACTATGGTaatagtgaagttttctgtaaagagaaacgtgtttatgtagcgtgtgtggaaggagtctccagtgtcagcgctgtgtaacagtcacaGGTGAAGCTGGAACTTTCAGTTTCCCAAATGTTCAggacagagtttacactttACTGTTTCTCACGAACACACGTAACAGGCTGCGTTTTATTTTCCGTCTTATTAACGTGACGAGAGAGAatagcgagagagggagagagagagagagagggagaggaagggagagggagagggagagaagagtccagaattcagcagtgctgtggtgtagtaattagtaatgaaTATCATGAGTGAGTGAAATCTCACATCTCAGCAGAGTAACTGTTCTATTTCTGATCTTCAAagaaacaatattattattattattattattattattattattattattattattattgttaagaGAACACGCTGTTTGTGTGTCCTGCACAGAAATATTTTC
Coding sequences:
- the trim23 gene encoding E3 ubiquitin-protein ligase TRIM23, with translation MAAAVGVNKQTNAASMELCVRHGRGTTGNTVKVLECGVCEDVFSLQGDKVPRLLLCGHTVCHDCLTRLPLHGRAVRCPFDRQATELGDSGVWGLKKNFALLELLERLQNGASNQSGMSEEALREMGECIIRCDEDESHTASVYCTVCATHLCAECSQLTHSTRTLAKHRRVPLADKPHEKTLCPQHQVHAIEFVCLEEGCQPGLLMCCVCKEYGKHQGHKHAVLEAEANQIRASILDMAHCIRTFTEEVSEYSRKLVGIVQQIEGGEQIVEDGVGMAHTEHVPGTAENARSCVRAYFADLHETLCRQEEMALSVVDAHVRERLIWLRQQQEDMTILLSQVSTACLHCEKTLQQDDCRVVLAKQEINRLLETLQKQQQQFTEMADHVQLDAGIPVTFTKDNRVHIGPKMEIRVVTLGLDSAGKTTILFKLKQDEFMQPIPTIGFNVETVEYKNLKFTIWDVGGKHKLRPLWKHYYLNTQAVVFVIDSCHRDRLMEAHSELAKLLTEKELRDALLLIFGNKQDVPGAVSVEEMTELLSLHKLCCGRSWHIQGCDARSGTGLHEGLDWLSRQLVAAGVLDVA